In Blastopirellula sediminis, the following proteins share a genomic window:
- the ppk2 gene encoding polyphosphate kinase 2 — protein MNKRSSKSKSDHGKKHEDDLDVELDPHDRMKKKDYEKELEKLQIELVKAQEWVKQKGTRLVVLFEGRDGAGKGSTIKRISERLNPRGCRVVALSKPSDVELTQWYFQRYVAHLPSAGEIVLMDRSWYNRAGVERVMGFCTGDQYQEFLRSAPEFERMLIRSGVNLIKYWFNVSYAEQGRRFQKRLDQPDKRWKFSPMDIEARKRWYEYSKARDAMMAATDIPEAPWYVVPSDDKRRAHLNCISHLLSLGNYQDIPRKKVKLPKRDEEHPYENSLRGERRFIPQPY, from the coding sequence ATGAACAAACGCTCTTCCAAGTCGAAATCGGATCATGGCAAAAAACACGAAGACGACTTGGACGTCGAACTTGATCCTCACGATCGGATGAAGAAGAAGGATTACGAGAAGGAGCTCGAAAAACTTCAGATCGAGTTGGTCAAAGCGCAAGAGTGGGTCAAGCAAAAAGGGACTCGTCTGGTCGTGTTGTTCGAAGGGCGCGATGGCGCCGGGAAGGGGAGCACGATCAAGCGGATCTCGGAGCGGCTCAATCCGCGCGGTTGTCGCGTCGTCGCTCTCAGCAAACCGTCTGACGTCGAGCTGACGCAGTGGTACTTTCAGCGGTACGTCGCCCACTTGCCGTCGGCCGGGGAAATCGTGCTGATGGATCGCAGTTGGTACAACCGCGCCGGGGTCGAACGGGTGATGGGCTTTTGCACCGGCGATCAATACCAAGAGTTCCTCCGCAGCGCGCCGGAGTTCGAACGGATGTTGATCCGCAGCGGCGTTAACTTGATCAAGTATTGGTTCAACGTCAGCTACGCCGAACAAGGACGCCGTTTCCAGAAGCGACTTGACCAGCCTGACAAACGCTGGAAATTCAGCCCGATGGATATCGAGGCCCGCAAGCGCTGGTACGAATACTCAAAGGCTCGCGACGCAATGATGGCGGCGACCGATATTCCGGAAGCGCCGTGGTACGTCGTCCCGTCGGACGACAAACGTCGAGCCCATCTCAACTGCATCTCGCACCTGCTCAGTTTGGGGAATTATCAAGACATTCCCCGCAAGAAGGTGAAGCTGCCGAAGCGGGACGAGGAGCACCCGTACGAGAACAGCCTGCGGGGCGAACGCCGGTTTATTCCGCAGCCGTACTAA